A part of Brachybacterium faecium DSM 4810 genomic DNA contains:
- a CDS encoding ABC-type sugar transport system, periplasmic component (PFAM: Bacterial extracellular solute-binding protein) translates to MITRRHALAAGAAGSASLALAACGGDSGGSGGEVDGEGKTLTFWLMEGTNASADTYIEELKEAFTEATGATLDVQVQPWDGAHDKFVTAMAGGTGPDVAEVGTTWVPEFADAGGIDDLTEDIEAAGLVDGLVEGLVEAGTLDGAMYGMPWYAGVRSILANRDMLEEAGVNSQPQNWDELLTMITALEEHNPDWISFPVLGVSIFPAVSFIWGAGGLIAEEQDGAWKATINAPGAVEGLTWYTDLALKHNSSTAAATTWMETDALAAFLQEKVPMFISGSWTPATIRQDNPELGEKLVAFTLPSKDGAVAPSFLGGSLMCRFTETQEPELAFELIKLITTGDFATRWAEETNYFPGTTDAVDEVVAGGDELTEVFATQMVEGGRPVPVTPAWGKIEGAKTISTLLGDILGGTPVQEAADAAAAEMDGFFSE, encoded by the coding sequence ATGATCACTCGACGACACGCTCTCGCCGCCGGCGCGGCGGGCTCGGCCTCCCTCGCCCTCGCCGCCTGCGGAGGGGACTCCGGCGGCTCCGGGGGAGAGGTCGACGGCGAGGGCAAGACCCTCACCTTCTGGCTGATGGAGGGCACCAACGCCTCGGCCGACACCTACATCGAGGAGCTCAAGGAGGCGTTCACCGAGGCCACCGGCGCGACCCTCGACGTCCAGGTGCAGCCCTGGGACGGCGCGCACGACAAATTCGTCACCGCCATGGCCGGCGGCACCGGGCCCGACGTCGCGGAGGTGGGCACCACCTGGGTCCCCGAGTTCGCGGACGCCGGCGGCATCGACGATCTCACCGAGGACATCGAGGCCGCCGGTCTCGTCGACGGCCTCGTCGAGGGCCTGGTCGAGGCCGGCACGCTCGACGGGGCGATGTACGGGATGCCGTGGTACGCAGGGGTCCGCTCGATCCTCGCCAACCGCGACATGCTCGAGGAGGCCGGGGTGAATTCCCAGCCCCAGAACTGGGACGAGCTGCTGACGATGATCACCGCCCTCGAGGAGCACAACCCGGACTGGATCTCCTTCCCCGTGCTCGGGGTGAGCATCTTCCCTGCCGTCTCCTTCATCTGGGGCGCCGGCGGTCTGATCGCCGAGGAGCAGGACGGCGCGTGGAAGGCGACCATCAACGCCCCCGGGGCCGTCGAGGGCCTGACCTGGTACACGGACCTGGCCCTGAAGCACAACTCCTCGACCGCCGCGGCCACCACCTGGATGGAGACGGACGCGCTCGCGGCCTTCCTCCAGGAGAAGGTGCCGATGTTCATCTCCGGCTCCTGGACCCCGGCGACCATCCGCCAGGACAACCCCGAGCTCGGGGAGAAGCTCGTCGCGTTCACCCTCCCGTCGAAGGACGGCGCCGTCGCACCCTCCTTCCTGGGCGGCTCCCTCATGTGCCGCTTCACCGAGACGCAGGAGCCCGAGCTCGCCTTCGAGCTGATCAAGCTCATCACCACCGGCGACTTCGCCACCCGCTGGGCGGAGGAGACGAATTACTTCCCCGGCACCACCGACGCCGTGGACGAGGTGGTCGCCGGCGGTGACGAGCTCACCGAGGTCTTCGCCACGCAGATGGTCGAGGGCGGCCGGCCGGTGCCGGTCACCCCGGCGTGGGGCAAGATCGAGGGCGCGAAGACGATCAGCACCCTGCTGGGCGACATCCTCGGCGGCACCCCGGTCCAGGAGGCGGCCGACGCCGCGGCCGCGGAGATGGACGGCTTCTTCTCCGAATGA
- a CDS encoding predicted dehydrogenase (PFAM: Oxidoreductase family, NAD-binding Rossmann fold) — MSFTLGIVGIGQFGSHFAELFAAHPEIDALYAVDSVPERIDALEERGIRFAGRYDTLEELLASDVDAVAIFTQRWTHGEHALAALRAGKHVYSAVPMAIEEEEIRAITEEVQRTGLVYMMGETSQYNAAVVLARRIHRTGVFGEVFYAEGDYVHDMDLGFYDAYKYSGGEQWKSTASYPPLLYPTHSIGGILGVIDERHATSVSALGRPDTRGDGVFDKDVSMFGNDVSNAFALFGMDNGGAFRTNELRRVGYPSHKRESRFRFFGEESSFEETIDVTYWHDKKRVLDVTDLIRTGATMSLDDPRLADVSPALRDAFVAGSAPAHHQARLPKEFQGMPNGHEGAHHFLVDDFARAVVDGHQPVVNAWQSARYTLPGVIAHQSMNQGGERLEIRDLGDCPLPVVDLDADQEPIDLEALYAAQEAAQGVLAE, encoded by the coding sequence ATGTCTTTCACGCTGGGGATCGTCGGGATCGGCCAGTTCGGCTCCCACTTCGCGGAGCTCTTCGCCGCCCATCCCGAGATCGACGCGCTGTACGCCGTCGACTCGGTGCCCGAACGGATCGACGCGCTCGAGGAGCGGGGCATCCGCTTCGCCGGCCGCTACGACACCCTCGAGGAGCTGCTCGCCTCCGATGTCGACGCCGTCGCGATCTTCACCCAGCGCTGGACCCACGGCGAGCACGCCCTGGCCGCGCTGCGCGCCGGCAAACACGTGTACTCCGCGGTGCCGATGGCGATCGAGGAGGAGGAGATCCGGGCGATCACCGAGGAGGTGCAGCGCACCGGGCTCGTCTACATGATGGGCGAGACCAGCCAGTACAACGCCGCCGTGGTCCTGGCCCGCCGCATCCACCGCACCGGGGTGTTCGGCGAGGTGTTCTACGCCGAGGGCGACTACGTCCACGACATGGACCTGGGCTTCTACGACGCCTACAAATACTCCGGCGGCGAGCAGTGGAAGTCCACCGCCTCCTACCCGCCCCTGCTCTACCCGACCCACTCCATCGGCGGCATCCTCGGCGTGATCGACGAGCGCCACGCCACCTCGGTCTCCGCGCTGGGCCGGCCCGACACCCGCGGCGACGGCGTGTTCGACAAGGACGTCTCGATGTTCGGCAACGACGTCTCCAACGCCTTCGCCCTGTTCGGGATGGACAACGGCGGCGCCTTCCGCACCAACGAGCTGCGCCGGGTGGGTTACCCCAGCCACAAGCGCGAGTCCCGCTTCCGCTTCTTCGGCGAGGAGTCGAGCTTCGAGGAGACCATCGACGTCACCTACTGGCACGACAAGAAGCGCGTGCTGGACGTGACCGACCTGATCCGCACCGGCGCCACCATGAGCCTGGACGACCCGCGCCTGGCGGACGTCTCCCCGGCCCTGCGCGACGCCTTCGTGGCCGGCTCGGCCCCCGCGCACCACCAGGCGCGACTGCCCAAGGAGTTCCAGGGCATGCCCAACGGGCACGAGGGAGCGCACCACTTCCTGGTCGACGACTTCGCCCGCGCCGTGGTGGACGGCCACCAGCCCGTGGTCAACGCCTGGCAGTCCGCCCGGTACACGCTGCCCGGCGTCATCGCCCATCAGTCGATGAACCAGGGCGGCGAGCGGCTGGAGATCCGCGACCTCGGCGACTGCCCGCTGCCCGTGGTCGATCTCGACGCCGACCAGGAGCCGATCGACCTCGAGGCGCTGTACGCGGCGCAGGAGGCCGCGCAGGGAGTGCTCGCCGAGTGA
- a CDS encoding nitrate/nitrite transporter (PFAM: Major Facilitator Superfamily): MTTPAAPAPALGGARAYVVWIAAVTAYAIAVLQRTTMGVAGLEATERFGASATIVSTFVVLQLAVYALSQIPAGLLLDRYGSRVTLVAGALLMGTGQLLMAQTETVGVAMAARIVLGAGDALTFSSAIRLVPAWFPAQRVPVLTQLTGIFGQVGQIASAVPFVAVLSMAGWGTAFTSAASVSAIGALLALLVVRATPPGIPRPRVRQDLTKIPLVLARIVRHPSTQLGFFTHFTAGFTGIAFSMMWGYPYLTAGEGLSRPAASAVMTVLVVVAVVGGPLIGALTQRHPLRRSTLVLLIVATIVVPLLALVLWPGPAPLWLLLVLVSGFSIGGPGSSIGFDFPRTDLARHRLGTATGVVIMGGFIGGLTAILLIGVVLDLLRPDGDYDLEAFRLAFAVQLPLLGIGVAGMLVSRRTLRRRMAAQGREVPPWRDVWRSGRWRRL; the protein is encoded by the coding sequence ATGACCACGCCCGCAGCGCCCGCCCCCGCACTCGGTGGGGCCCGCGCCTACGTGGTGTGGATCGCCGCCGTGACGGCGTACGCGATCGCGGTGCTGCAGCGCACCACCATGGGCGTCGCCGGGCTCGAGGCGACCGAGCGCTTCGGCGCCTCCGCGACGATCGTCTCCACGTTCGTGGTGCTGCAGCTGGCCGTCTACGCGCTGTCCCAGATCCCGGCCGGACTGCTCCTGGACCGCTACGGCTCCCGCGTCACCCTCGTCGCCGGGGCGCTGCTGATGGGCACCGGGCAGCTGCTCATGGCGCAGACCGAGACGGTGGGTGTGGCGATGGCGGCGCGGATCGTGCTCGGCGCCGGCGACGCGCTGACCTTCTCGAGCGCGATCCGCCTGGTCCCGGCCTGGTTCCCCGCGCAGCGGGTCCCCGTGCTCACCCAGCTCACGGGCATCTTCGGCCAGGTGGGGCAGATCGCCTCCGCGGTGCCCTTCGTGGCCGTGCTGAGCATGGCCGGATGGGGCACCGCCTTCACCTCGGCCGCCTCGGTGAGCGCGATCGGGGCGCTGCTCGCCCTGCTCGTGGTGCGGGCGACGCCGCCGGGGATCCCGCGGCCCCGGGTGCGGCAGGATCTCACGAAGATCCCGCTGGTGCTCGCGCGGATCGTCCGCCACCCCTCCACCCAGCTGGGCTTCTTCACCCACTTCACCGCGGGCTTCACCGGGATCGCGTTCTCCATGATGTGGGGCTATCCGTATCTCACCGCGGGGGAGGGGCTCAGCCGTCCGGCGGCCTCGGCCGTGATGACGGTGCTGGTGGTGGTCGCCGTGGTGGGCGGCCCGCTGATCGGCGCGCTCACCCAGCGCCACCCGCTGCGCCGCTCCACGCTGGTGCTGCTGATCGTGGCGACCATCGTGGTGCCGCTGCTCGCGCTCGTGCTGTGGCCCGGCCCGGCGCCCCTCTGGCTGCTCCTCGTGCTGGTCTCGGGGTTCTCGATCGGCGGGCCGGGCAGCAGCATCGGCTTCGACTTCCCGCGCACGGATCTGGCCCGCCACCGCCTGGGCACCGCGACCGGCGTGGTGATCATGGGCGGCTTCATCGGCGGGCTCACCGCGATCCTGCTCATCGGCGTGGTGCTCGACCTGCTGCGGCCCGACGGGGACTACGACCTGGAGGCGTTCCGCCTCGCCTTCGCGGTGCAGCTGCCGCTGCTCGGGATCGGAGTGGCGGGCATGCTCGTCTCCCGCCGCACGCTGCGGCGACGGATGGCGGCGCAGGGCCGTGAGGTGCCGCCGTGGCGCGATGTCTGGCGGTCGGGCCGCTGGCGCCGGCTCTGA
- a CDS encoding uncharacterized conserved protein (PFAM: RDD family) has product MHPLAKRRCLAYLTDCLPYLGTAAATAPVGVVLATTTELGASRLYSRLISAVPPAIATVVTARAESGPHRATWGKRRQGLTVLTVDGAPLSGGRALARSVVKVFVPWQLGHLTAVGAAWGGFEDGDVLTYAASIAVYLVIGVYAWTSLRGSGRGVHDLLARSRVVGLVRVGA; this is encoded by the coding sequence ATGCACCCCCTCGCGAAGCGTCGCTGCCTGGCCTATCTCACCGATTGCCTCCCCTATCTCGGCACCGCAGCGGCCACGGCGCCGGTCGGCGTCGTCCTGGCCACCACCACGGAGCTCGGCGCGAGTCGCCTGTACAGCCGCCTGATCAGCGCGGTGCCGCCCGCGATCGCCACCGTCGTCACGGCACGGGCGGAGTCCGGGCCGCACCGGGCCACCTGGGGCAAGCGCCGGCAGGGGCTCACGGTGCTGACCGTCGACGGGGCGCCGCTGAGCGGGGGCCGGGCGCTCGCACGCAGCGTCGTGAAGGTCTTCGTGCCCTGGCAGCTGGGGCACCTCACCGCCGTGGGCGCGGCCTGGGGCGGCTTCGAGGACGGCGACGTCCTCACCTACGCGGCATCGATCGCGGTCTACCTCGTGATCGGCGTGTACGCCTGGACGAGTCTGCGGGGCAGCGGGCGCGGGGTGCACGACCTGCTGGCGCGCAGCCGCGTCGTCGGCCTCGTCCGGGTCGGGGCCTGA
- a CDS encoding aminotransferase (PFAM: Aminotransferase class I and II~TIGRFAM: histidinol-phosphate aminotransferase), which translates to MFDQPAENIRLRPTLEGLPAYVAGKPAADDGILRYKISSNESPFPPVPAVRDAVIASLGATHRYPDAAAGELRERLGAKHGVEPAQIALSTGSVAVSGDLVRALVGEGDEVVHAWRSFEAYPILVGSHGGVSVAVPVTATGEHDLEAMAAAITDRTRLVLLCTPNNPTGPSLSTDQVEEFLARVPEHVVVAIDEAYREFHDPATVLGTAGIFRRHGNVVLLRTFSKLQGLAGLRIGYAVAHPRLARALSQVTVPFGASSPAQAGALASLQPAVQEELEHRAEWIRSERSRVLAALAEQGWQLPASQGNFVYFPLGGQSAEFAEFADARGLVLRAYGTDGVRATIAEQEANDLLIEIAAAWRER; encoded by the coding sequence ATGTTCGACCAGCCCGCCGAGAACATCCGCCTGCGCCCCACCCTCGAGGGCCTGCCCGCCTACGTGGCCGGCAAGCCCGCGGCCGACGACGGCATCCTGCGGTACAAGATCTCCTCCAACGAGTCGCCGTTCCCGCCGGTGCCGGCGGTGCGCGACGCGGTGATCGCCTCGCTCGGGGCGACGCACCGCTACCCGGACGCGGCCGCGGGCGAGCTGCGGGAGCGGCTCGGGGCGAAGCACGGCGTGGAGCCGGCACAGATCGCCCTGTCCACGGGCTCCGTCGCCGTCTCCGGGGATCTGGTGCGCGCCCTGGTGGGGGAGGGGGACGAGGTCGTCCACGCCTGGCGTTCCTTCGAGGCGTACCCGATCCTCGTCGGCTCCCACGGCGGGGTGTCGGTCGCGGTGCCGGTCACCGCCACGGGCGAGCACGATCTGGAGGCGATGGCCGCGGCGATCACCGACCGCACCCGCCTGGTGCTGCTGTGCACCCCGAACAACCCCACCGGTCCCTCGCTGTCCACCGACCAGGTGGAGGAGTTCCTGGCCCGGGTGCCGGAGCACGTGGTGGTCGCGATCGACGAGGCCTATCGCGAGTTCCACGACCCCGCCACGGTGCTCGGCACCGCCGGGATCTTCCGCCGCCACGGCAACGTGGTGCTGCTGCGCACCTTCTCGAAGCTGCAGGGCCTGGCCGGGCTGCGCATCGGCTACGCGGTCGCCCACCCGCGGCTGGCGCGGGCGCTCAGCCAGGTCACCGTGCCCTTCGGCGCCAGCTCGCCCGCGCAGGCCGGTGCGCTCGCGAGCCTGCAGCCCGCGGTGCAGGAGGAGCTCGAGCATCGCGCGGAGTGGATCCGCTCCGAACGCTCCCGGGTGCTCGCCGCGCTCGCCGAACAGGGCTGGCAGCTGCCCGCCTCGCAGGGCAACTTCGTGTACTTCCCCCTGGGCGGGCAGAGCGCCGAGTTCGCCGAGTTCGCGGACGCCCGCGGCCTGGTGCTGCGCGCCTACGGCACCGACGGGGTGCGGGCCACGATCGCCGAGCAGGAGGCCAACGATCTGCTGATCGAGATCGCCGCGGCCTGGCGCGAGCGCTGA
- a CDS encoding predicted hydrolase or acyltransferase of alpha/beta superfamily (PFAM: alpha/beta hydrolase fold) yields the protein MNLSSPPGPAARPTEHGVQLEDGRRLHAVSWGEGPDLVVLEAGMGAAALSWGPVMEHLAPHVRVLAYDRAGYGASDPDLRPRDLARLASDLVALCAAIPHERLVLAGHSWGGPVARMALARLLAAGPEPGEQLAGLVLVDPSDEHAQMYFSRAMQVQSAVQGPLLAALARLGLLRPLLRAQMAALPEPYRSAAVDAVATPAAAAAIRAESAHVVRGLRFLQRHPLMLDAVPLTVLSGRRAGALDRAVRDGLSAAHAATARAHRAGRLVEAQRSGHLIPVTEPELVADEILSLLR from the coding sequence ATGAACCTCTCGTCCCCGCCCGGACCCGCCGCCCGTCCGACGGAGCACGGGGTGCAGCTGGAGGACGGTCGCCGCCTGCACGCCGTGTCATGGGGCGAGGGACCTGACCTCGTGGTCCTCGAGGCGGGCATGGGCGCCGCAGCCCTGAGCTGGGGGCCGGTGATGGAGCATCTCGCCCCGCACGTGCGCGTCCTCGCCTATGACCGTGCCGGATACGGCGCGTCCGATCCCGATCTCCGCCCCCGCGATCTCGCGCGGCTGGCGAGCGACCTCGTCGCACTGTGCGCGGCGATCCCGCACGAGCGGCTGGTGCTGGCCGGCCACAGCTGGGGCGGCCCCGTGGCCCGCATGGCGCTCGCGCGTCTCCTCGCCGCCGGCCCGGAGCCGGGGGAGCAGCTCGCAGGCCTGGTGCTGGTGGACCCCTCCGACGAGCACGCGCAGATGTACTTCTCCCGCGCGATGCAGGTGCAGTCGGCCGTGCAGGGCCCGCTGCTGGCGGCGCTGGCTCGCCTCGGCCTGCTGCGCCCGCTCCTGCGCGCCCAGATGGCCGCCCTGCCCGAGCCGTATCGCTCTGCCGCGGTCGACGCCGTCGCCACCCCTGCCGCAGCGGCGGCGATACGTGCGGAGAGCGCCCATGTGGTGCGCGGCCTGCGCTTCCTGCAGCGGCATCCGCTCATGCTCGACGCGGTGCCGCTCACCGTGCTCTCGGGCCGCCGGGCCGGCGCGCTGGACAGGGCGGTGCGCGACGGGCTCTCGGCCGCCCACGCCGCCACCGCCCGTGCCCATCGGGCGGGCCGCCTCGTCGAGGCGCAGCGCTCCGGCCATCTGATCCCCGTCACCGAACCCGAGCTGGTCGCGGACGAGATCCTCTCCCTGCTGCGCTGA
- a CDS encoding predicted membrane protein (PFAM: Membrane protein of unknown function) gives MRFLGHIIVTGLALWVTALILPGMNLGDDSASLLTQVLTIGAIALILALIDTIVKPVLSFLTFPITCLTLGLFQLVINTLMLLLAGWVSGLAGLTLQFDSFWWALLAGVIIGILSAIVEAVTGLGERAED, from the coding sequence ATGAGATTCCTCGGCCACATCATCGTCACCGGCCTCGCGCTGTGGGTCACCGCGCTGATCCTGCCCGGCATGAACCTGGGCGACGACAGCGCGAGCCTGCTCACGCAGGTCCTCACCATCGGGGCGATCGCGCTGATCCTGGCGCTGATCGACACCATCGTGAAGCCGGTGCTGTCCTTCCTCACCTTCCCCATCACGTGCCTCACGCTGGGGCTGTTCCAGCTGGTCATCAACACGCTGATGCTGCTGCTGGCGGGCTGGGTCTCGGGTCTCGCCGGGCTCACGCTGCAGTTCGACAGCTTCTGGTGGGCGCTGCTGGCCGGCGTGATCATCGGCATCCTCTCCGCGATCGTCGAGGCCGTCACCGGGCTCGGGGAGCGCGCCGAGGACTGA
- a CDS encoding glycosidase (PFAM: Alpha amylase, catalytic domain) codes for MSRLQADVAADLPRLRAQLAARPVPPEPELAARIEEHLPTLHGLFVQLYGDRDDSFDALAAVMELVVDSWQRRPAALRALDARRTADPTWFESPTMLGGVCYVDRYAGSLRALHEHIGYFQELGLTYLHLMPLFDSPAGKDDGGYAVSSYRRVREGLGTMEELAELAAALREAGISLVLDFIFNHTSDEHDWARRAVAGDPEFEDFYLIFEDRTLPDAYERTTREIFPDDHPGSFVQLGDGRWIWSTFYHFQWDLNYANPAVFRAMAGEMLFLAAQGVEVLRMDAVAFIWKRLGTPCESLPEAHLLLRAFNAVLRMAAPGVLFKSEAIVHPDEVIEYIDPLECQLSYNPLQMALTWEALATRDARLLSQALARRHALPEGTAWVNYVRSHDDIGWTFADEDAAELGIDGFAHRRFLNDFYTGRFPGSFARGAAFQENPRTGDARVAGTTAALAGVETADAGGEDRVLLAHALALSTGGVPLLYLGDEVGQFNDHDHRNRPAEADDSRWVGRPMRPAQAYAARRDPRTVAGRIHARLRRMIAVRQQTPELGGTTLLPFDVPHPAVLGYQRPGLEERADAIPRARVLVLANVGDHPARVPAVTLSGFETAAHELLADEAVDLADGLSLPAHGVLWLRVTPRPAG; via the coding sequence ATGAGTCGTCTCCAGGCCGACGTCGCCGCTGATCTCCCCCGCCTGCGCGCCCAGCTCGCCGCCCGCCCCGTGCCGCCCGAGCCGGAGCTCGCCGCCCGCATCGAGGAGCACCTGCCCACCCTGCACGGCCTGTTCGTGCAGCTGTACGGGGACCGGGACGACTCCTTCGACGCCCTCGCCGCGGTGATGGAGCTGGTGGTCGACTCCTGGCAGCGACGGCCCGCGGCGCTGCGCGCCCTGGACGCGCGCCGCACCGCCGACCCGACCTGGTTCGAGTCCCCCACCATGCTGGGCGGGGTCTGCTACGTGGACCGCTACGCCGGTTCGCTGCGCGCCCTGCACGAGCACATCGGCTACTTCCAGGAGCTGGGGCTGACGTACCTGCACCTGATGCCCCTGTTCGACTCCCCCGCGGGCAAGGACGACGGCGGCTACGCGGTGAGCAGCTACCGGAGGGTGCGCGAGGGGCTGGGCACGATGGAGGAGCTCGCCGAGCTGGCCGCCGCCCTGCGCGAGGCCGGGATCTCCCTCGTGCTGGACTTCATCTTCAACCACACCAGCGACGAGCACGACTGGGCGCGGCGCGCCGTCGCAGGGGATCCGGAGTTCGAGGATTTCTACCTGATCTTCGAGGACCGCACCCTGCCCGACGCCTACGAGCGCACCACCCGCGAGATCTTCCCCGACGACCATCCCGGCTCCTTCGTGCAGCTGGGCGACGGGCGCTGGATCTGGTCGACCTTCTACCACTTCCAGTGGGACCTGAACTATGCGAACCCCGCGGTGTTCCGGGCGATGGCCGGGGAGATGCTGTTCCTCGCCGCGCAGGGCGTCGAGGTGCTGCGGATGGATGCGGTCGCCTTCATCTGGAAACGGCTGGGCACGCCCTGCGAATCGCTGCCGGAGGCGCATCTGCTGCTGCGGGCCTTCAACGCGGTGCTGCGCATGGCCGCGCCCGGGGTGCTGTTCAAGTCCGAGGCGATCGTCCACCCCGACGAGGTGATCGAGTACATCGATCCGCTCGAGTGCCAGCTCTCCTACAACCCGCTGCAGATGGCGCTGACCTGGGAGGCGCTGGCCACGCGGGATGCTCGGCTGCTGTCCCAGGCGCTCGCGCGGCGCCACGCCCTGCCGGAGGGGACCGCGTGGGTGAACTACGTGCGCTCGCACGACGACATCGGCTGGACCTTCGCGGACGAGGACGCCGCCGAGCTCGGCATCGACGGCTTCGCCCATCGCCGGTTCCTCAACGACTTCTACACCGGCCGCTTCCCCGGCAGCTTCGCCCGCGGCGCCGCCTTCCAGGAGAACCCCCGCACCGGGGACGCACGGGTGGCCGGCACCACGGCGGCCCTCGCGGGTGTGGAGACCGCCGACGCCGGCGGCGAGGACCGGGTGCTGCTCGCCCACGCCCTCGCGCTGTCCACGGGCGGCGTGCCGCTGCTGTACCTGGGCGACGAGGTGGGCCAGTTCAACGACCACGACCACCGCAACCGCCCCGCGGAGGCCGACGACAGCCGTTGGGTGGGCCGGCCGATGCGCCCCGCCCAGGCCTATGCGGCCCGGCGGGACCCCCGCACCGTGGCCGGGCGGATCCACGCCCGGCTGCGCCGGATGATCGCCGTGCGGCAGCAGACCCCCGAGCTGGGCGGGACCACGCTGCTGCCCTTCGACGTGCCGCATCCGGCGGTGCTCGGCTACCAGCGGCCCGGCCTCGAGGAGCGGGCCGACGCGATCCCGCGGGCGCGGGTGCTGGTGCTCGCCAACGTCGGCGACCATCCCGCCCGCGTGCCCGCGGTGACGCTCTCCGGGTTCGAGACCGCCGCCCACGAGCTGCTGGCCGACGAGGCGGTGGACCTCGCCGACGGGCTCTCCCTGCCCGCCCACGGTGTGCTCTGGCTGAGGGTGACGCCGCGCCCCGCAGGGTGA
- a CDS encoding Adenylosuccinate lyase (PFAM: Lyase; Adenylosuccinate lyase C-terminal~TIGRFAM: adenylosuccinate lyase): protein MAHSFADISPQIALTPLDGRYRAQTAPLVDHLSEAALNRSRLIVETEWMIHLLDGEVIPGLRTLTADERALLRAIPEDFGADGIAEHAEIERETVHDVKAIEYYIKRRLAGTSLEPLAEVVHIYCTSEDVNNLAYALMVKGAVEQVWLPALREVIADLAALARDAAEVPMLSRTHGQPATPTTLGKEVAVFAHRLRRQERRISADEYLGKINGATGTYAAHAVSVPSADWQQVSRSFVEHLGLTWNPLTTQIESHDWQAEVYADIARAGRILHNLATDVWTYISLGYFRQRLSAQGGTGSSTMPHKVNPIRFENAEANLEISGALLDSLGSTLVTSRLQRDLTDSTTQRNIGPAIGHSLLAIANIRKGLAGLDVDADAMAADLEGNWEVLGEAVQSVMRTLGVQGVPGLDNPYERLKDLTRGHRVDGAGMREFIESLGLPEAERERLLALSPGTYVGYAAQLVDLLDDDRG from the coding sequence ATGGCTCACTCCTTCGCGGACATCTCCCCGCAGATCGCCCTGACCCCGCTCGACGGCCGCTACCGCGCGCAGACCGCGCCGCTGGTCGATCATCTCTCCGAGGCGGCGCTGAACCGCTCCCGCCTCATCGTGGAGACCGAGTGGATGATCCACCTGCTCGACGGCGAGGTCATCCCGGGCCTGCGCACCCTCACCGCGGACGAACGCGCCCTGCTGCGCGCGATCCCCGAGGACTTCGGGGCGGACGGCATCGCCGAGCATGCCGAGATCGAGCGCGAGACCGTCCACGACGTCAAGGCGATCGAGTACTACATCAAGCGCCGCCTGGCCGGCACCTCGCTCGAGCCGCTGGCCGAGGTGGTGCACATCTACTGCACCAGCGAGGACGTCAACAACCTCGCCTACGCCCTGATGGTCAAGGGCGCGGTCGAGCAGGTGTGGCTGCCCGCCCTGCGCGAGGTGATCGCCGATCTGGCCGCCCTGGCCCGTGACGCCGCCGAGGTGCCGATGCTCTCGCGCACCCACGGCCAGCCCGCCACCCCCACCACGCTGGGCAAGGAGGTCGCGGTCTTCGCCCACCGCCTGCGGCGCCAGGAGCGGCGGATCTCCGCCGACGAGTACCTGGGCAAGATCAACGGCGCGACCGGCACCTACGCGGCGCATGCGGTGTCCGTGCCGTCGGCCGACTGGCAGCAGGTCTCCCGCTCCTTCGTGGAGCACCTGGGCCTGACCTGGAACCCGCTGACCACGCAGATCGAGTCCCACGACTGGCAGGCCGAGGTGTACGCGGACATCGCCCGCGCCGGCCGGATCCTGCACAACCTCGCCACCGACGTGTGGACGTACATCTCGCTGGGCTACTTCCGCCAGCGCCTCTCCGCCCAGGGCGGCACCGGCTCCTCGACGATGCCGCACAAGGTCAACCCGATCCGCTTCGAGAACGCGGAGGCGAACCTCGAGATCTCCGGCGCGCTGCTGGACTCGCTGGGCTCCACCCTGGTCACCTCGCGCCTGCAGCGGGACCTCACCGACTCCACCACCCAGCGCAACATCGGCCCCGCGATCGGCCACTCCCTGCTGGCGATCGCGAACATCCGCAAGGGCCTGGCCGGCCTGGACGTCGACGCGGACGCGATGGCCGCGGACCTCGAGGGCAACTGGGAGGTGCTCGGCGAGGCGGTGCAGTCGGTGATGCGCACCCTCGGCGTGCAGGGCGTGCCCGGCCTGGACAACCCCTACGAGCGGCTCAAGGACCTCACCCGCGGCCACCGTGTGGACGGGGCGGGGATGCGCGAGTTCATCGAGTCGCTGGGCCTGCCGGAGGCGGAGCGCGAGCGGCTGCTGGCCCTCAGCCCGGGCACCTACGTGGGCTACGCCGCGCAGCTCGTCGACCTGCTGGACGACGACCGCGGCTGA